Proteins found in one Aspergillus chevalieri M1 DNA, chromosome 2, nearly complete sequence genomic segment:
- a CDS encoding ankyrin repeat domain-containing protein (COG:M;~EggNog:ENOG410PRDD;~InterPro:IPR002110,IPR036770,IPR020683;~PFAM:PF13637,PF12796;~go_function: GO:0005515 - protein binding [Evidence IEA]) produces the protein MPRSPLQSEDESACRVSSEAWEQRLLEAEVLDQTRSIMDGWRAEESSLEPDLDSLCFYESLVAAFHLGDVPLVKYFLEEGVQITYTLSRDALSGAVPENKRPEIPESLYRHGWDLNQKSPWRFTILSDSVKNKGAVRWLLDHGADSNPITPIYCVPISIAAKDASLDTIKLLLERGADPTRSIALRYAIMRDDEHWKTVIETLLDHGCGINDSNSFGISHRGRPRIDPGTVLHSAALWNRHHMIPFLLEKGADPLKVTETGLTPAQYALENGSEEAASILAEKERQSNARQGEV, from the exons ATGCCCAGATCTCCCCTACAGTCAGAAGATGAGAGCGCGTGTAGAGTGAGCAGCGAGGCGTGGGAGCAGCGCCTACTCGAGGCAGAAGTCCTGGACCAAACAAGGTCGATTATGGATGGCTGGCGTGCAGAAGAGTCGTCCTTGGAGCCAGACCTAGATTCTCTTTGTTTCTACGAATCATTGGTGGCGGCATTTCACCTTGGAGATGTACCATTGGTGAAGTACTTCTTGGAAGAAGGAGTCCAAATAACTTATACACTGAGCCGTGATGCTCTCAGTGGTGCGGTACCAGAGAACAAGAGACCAGAGATCCCTGAAAGTTTGTACCGACATGGGTGGGATCTCAATCAAAAGTCACCATGGCGTTTTACAATCTTGAG CGATTCTGTCAAGAATAAAGGAGCAGTTCGATGGCTGCTTGATCACGGAGCAGATTCAAATCCAATAACACCCATCTATTGTGTCCCGATCAGCATTGCTGCCAAGGACGCCTCTCTGGACACCATCAAACTGTTACTTGAACGGGGTGCTGATCCCACCAGAAGCATTGCTCTGAGATACGCGATCATGAGAGATGATGAACACTGGAAGACTGTGATAGAGACACTCCTTGATCATGGTTGTGGTATTAATGACTCCAACAGCTTTGGTATAAGCCACAGAGGAAGGCCTCGTATAGATCCAGGGACTGTACTGCATTCTGCTGCCTTATGGAACCGCCATCATATGATCCCGTTCCTGCTGGAAAAAGGTGCTGATCCGTTGAAGGTTACTGAGACGGGACTTACGCCTGCGCAGTATGCCTTGGAAAACGGCAGTGAGGAAGCCGCGAGTATTTTGGCTGAGAAAGAGAGACAATCCAATGCCCGGCAGGGAGAAGTATAG